Proteins co-encoded in one Flavobacterium sp. M31R6 genomic window:
- a CDS encoding 4'-phosphopantetheinyl transferase superfamily protein has translation MPLYKTIVLNSSTKIFVWEITESYQELFEAVVLNDSNMNRLNCMKSEMHQRAFLSVRKLFQKAGYTDFDLYYDEFGKPHLYDGKHISITHSHQFSAVILSDEVVGIDIELQREKIIRIADKFADTEFLFLNPEERIEYIRKLTVIWGAKEAIFKIRNEKGISFRDHIKVEAFELCDEKIKTELHFDDIIRDFCVCFEEFESNDTNGLKQSFTLVYAFE, from the coding sequence ATGCCTTTATACAAAACAATAGTCCTAAATTCATCAACTAAAATTTTTGTTTGGGAAATAACCGAATCCTATCAAGAGCTTTTTGAGGCAGTCGTTCTCAATGATAGCAATATGAACCGATTGAACTGCATGAAGTCCGAAATGCATCAGCGTGCTTTTTTAAGTGTTCGTAAACTGTTTCAGAAAGCGGGCTATACAGACTTTGATTTGTATTATGACGAATTCGGGAAACCACATTTGTATGACGGAAAACATATTTCCATTACCCATTCCCATCAATTTTCTGCCGTAATTTTAAGTGATGAAGTTGTTGGGATTGATATCGAATTGCAACGTGAAAAAATTATCCGCATTGCCGATAAATTCGCCGATACGGAGTTTCTCTTTTTAAACCCTGAAGAAAGAATAGAATACATAAGAAAACTGACTGTGATTTGGGGTGCAAAAGAAGCTATTTTTAAAATTAGGAACGAAAAAGGAATCAGTTTTAGAGATCATATTAAAGTAGAAGCTTTTGAATTATGCGACGAAAAAATTAAAACGGAACTTCATTTTGATGATATAATCAGAGATTTTTGTGTGTGTTTTGAGGAATTTGAATCAAATGATACAAATGGTTTAAAACAAAGTTTCACACTTGTTTACGCTTTCGAATAA
- a CDS encoding geranylgeranylglyceryl/heptaprenylglyceryl phosphate synthase, with translation MTNIYNAIIQAKTENRKLLAILLDPDKIVWDNLGYLIEKIYQSPATHIFIGGSHVQNNILDELIICLKERINLPIVLFPGNPSQISANADAILFLSLISGRNPDYLIEHQVDAVPILKKTELEIISTGYMLIESGSETAVARVSNTKPLDRDNSDYAMHTAQAGEMLGNKLIYLEAGSGAKKAVPFEMIKKVSNNIEIPLIVGGGIIDLQGIQKAYEAGADLVVIGTAFENNLDFFEYKEKSKSLKSLINNLKSNV, from the coding sequence ATGACGAATATTTATAATGCCATAATTCAGGCCAAAACTGAAAATCGAAAATTACTTGCCATTCTTTTGGATCCGGACAAAATTGTTTGGGACAATTTGGGGTATTTAATCGAAAAAATCTATCAGTCACCGGCAACGCATATTTTCATTGGCGGCAGCCATGTCCAAAATAATATTTTGGATGAATTGATTATTTGTCTAAAAGAAAGAATAAATTTGCCAATTGTCCTTTTTCCGGGAAACCCATCTCAAATTTCTGCTAATGCTGATGCAATTTTATTTCTTTCCCTAATATCAGGCCGAAATCCAGATTATTTAATCGAGCACCAAGTTGATGCTGTTCCAATTTTGAAAAAAACTGAACTCGAAATTATTTCGACAGGATATATGTTAATCGAAAGTGGTAGTGAAACGGCGGTCGCAAGAGTGAGTAATACAAAACCATTGGATAGGGATAATAGCGATTATGCTATGCACACCGCCCAAGCCGGGGAAATGTTGGGAAATAAACTCATTTATCTTGAAGCGGGAAGTGGTGCCAAAAAAGCTGTTCCTTTTGAAATGATAAAAAAAGTATCAAATAATATTGAAATTCCTCTAATAGTTGGTGGCGGAATTATAGATTTGCAGGGCATTCAAAAAGCTTATGAAGCTGGAGCTGATTTGGTTGTTATTGGAACCGCTTTTGAAAATAATCTAGATTTTTTTGAGTATAAGGAGAAATCTAAAAGTCTAAAATCGTTAATCAACAATCTAAAATCAAATGTTTGA